Proteins encoded within one genomic window of Candidatus Hydrogenedentota bacterium:
- a CDS encoding 2-isopropylmalate synthase: MAERIAIFDTTLRDGEQSPGASMNVHEKIQIALQLERLGVDVIEAGFPIASQQEFEAVQTIAATVTKPSVAALSRAVDKDIERAAAALEKAACPTLHTFIATSDIHLEHKLRMTREQVMEQTDKAVRLARRLIDRVEFSAEDATRSALDYLVQVTRIAIDAGASVINLPDTVGYTTPGEIEEMFRYVIAHTPGSDKVVFSSHNHNDLGLAVANALAAARGGARQIECTINGIGERAGNTSLEEVVMAIKTRQNVYPFETGIITEEITNASRQLSNVTGLPVPYNKPIVGRNAFAHEAGIHQHGVIASRITYEIMTPESVGRSRSELVLGKHSGKHGLAKRCEELGYTLSKEELQQLYDRFIELTDRKKEVFEDDLRVLIASTRNETFETYRLAHLRTSGGDPTMALVKLQHGEDLFVETATGDGPVHAACMAIERITGITGRLSEFQVRAATPGKDALGDAHVTVEFAGRAYYGTGASTDIIEAAISAYLNALNKYLAMKQ; the protein is encoded by the coding sequence ATCGCCGGGAGCGAGCATGAACGTCCACGAAAAGATCCAGATAGCGTTGCAGCTTGAACGGCTAGGCGTGGATGTCATCGAAGCAGGGTTTCCTATTGCCTCGCAGCAGGAATTCGAGGCCGTGCAGACGATCGCTGCCACCGTCACGAAACCCAGTGTTGCCGCTTTGTCGCGTGCCGTCGACAAGGATATCGAGCGTGCGGCGGCGGCGCTTGAGAAGGCGGCGTGCCCCACGTTGCATACGTTCATAGCAACTTCGGATATCCATCTTGAGCACAAGCTGCGTATGACGCGCGAGCAGGTGATGGAACAGACCGACAAGGCCGTGCGGCTGGCCAGGAGACTGATCGACCGCGTGGAGTTTTCGGCTGAGGACGCGACCCGTTCCGCGCTTGATTACCTGGTTCAGGTTACCAGGATAGCGATTGACGCGGGCGCATCGGTGATCAATCTTCCCGACACGGTCGGGTATACCACTCCCGGCGAGATCGAGGAAATGTTCCGGTATGTCATCGCGCATACGCCGGGCTCGGACAAAGTGGTGTTTTCGAGCCATAATCACAACGATCTTGGTCTGGCGGTTGCCAATGCTCTGGCCGCCGCGCGCGGCGGCGCCCGCCAGATCGAGTGCACGATCAACGGAATAGGCGAGCGCGCCGGAAACACCTCTCTGGAAGAGGTAGTCATGGCGATAAAGACCCGCCAAAACGTTTATCCGTTCGAGACGGGAATCATCACGGAAGAGATCACCAATGCCAGTCGGCAACTGAGCAATGTGACGGGCCTGCCGGTACCCTATAATAAGCCGATCGTGGGGCGAAATGCTTTCGCGCACGAAGCCGGAATTCACCAGCACGGGGTTATCGCCAGCCGCATCACGTACGAGATCATGACGCCGGAATCCGTGGGCAGAAGCCGGAGCGAACTCGTGCTCGGAAAGCACTCGGGCAAGCATGGCCTTGCCAAACGGTGTGAGGAACTGGGCTACACGCTGTCGAAAGAGGAGTTGCAGCAGCTCTACGACCGGTTCATCGAACTCACCGACCGCAAGAAAGAAGTGTTTGAAGACGATTTGCGGGTGCTGATCGCTTCCACGCGCAACGAGACTTTCGAAACGTATCGCCTGGCGCACTTGCGCACTTCGGGAGGCGACCCGACCATGGCGCTGGTTAAACTGCAGCACGGCGAGGATTTATTTGTGGAAACCGCCACCGGAGATGGGCCGGTTCACGCTGCGTGCATGGCCATCGAGCGCATTACAGGGATTACGGGGAGGCTCAGCGAGTTTCAGGTTCGGGCGGCGACTCCCGGAAAGGACGCCCTGGGCGATGCCCACGTCACGGTAGAATTCGCGGGCAGGGCTTATTATGGAACCGGCGCCAGCACCGATATCATCGAGGCGGCGATCTCGGCATATCTGAACGCGCTCAACAAATACCTTGCCATGAAGCAATAG
- a CDS encoding Gfo/Idh/MocA family oxidoreductase produces the protein MDKLGMGIVGCGWVSEEYIKAALHDGRAEVRSLVSRSLGKPEIYRQRYNLDCTVGQDYEEMVRRGDIDIVVVSTPHDLHTGPVVAAAEAGKHVIIEKPVAITMEDVRKQQAAVKKTGVKTIVSFVLTWNPLLMTIDELIRTGALGNVFMIEVDYLHRIWCGTKKWLGIKKQAGSSFLAGGCHAVSAMEWFARSDAVEVCAYSVKTENPNDYPGTTTAVVKFADGKIGRTTSCFDAQMPYVFNIGVYGTEGSVRNDKVFAPKLFPGQSGFMTVPCVLPDSGDVAHHPFRGEVTHFIDCILEDKKPFPNLDDAAKTMAVCIAADISSAEGRPVKTAEV, from the coding sequence ATGGACAAACTGGGCATGGGTATTGTGGGATGCGGATGGGTTTCTGAAGAATACATCAAGGCGGCTTTGCACGATGGGCGCGCAGAGGTCCGGTCCCTGGTCAGCCGCAGCCTGGGCAAGCCCGAAATTTATCGCCAGCGCTACAACCTCGACTGTACCGTCGGGCAGGATTACGAGGAGATGGTTCGGCGCGGCGACATTGACATCGTTGTTGTTTCCACGCCGCACGACCTGCATACCGGCCCCGTCGTAGCAGCTGCCGAGGCCGGCAAACATGTCATCATCGAGAAACCCGTCGCCATAACGATGGAAGATGTCCGTAAACAGCAGGCCGCGGTCAAGAAAACCGGCGTGAAGACCATCGTCAGCTTTGTCCTCACGTGGAATCCGCTGTTGATGACCATCGACGAACTGATCCGGACGGGCGCGCTTGGCAACGTCTTCATGATCGAGGTCGACTACCTGCACCGCATCTGGTGCGGAACCAAGAAATGGCTCGGCATCAAGAAGCAGGCGGGCAGCTCGTTTCTGGCGGGCGGATGCCACGCCGTCAGCGCCATGGAATGGTTCGCGCGCAGCGACGCCGTCGAAGTCTGCGCCTACTCCGTCAAGACCGAGAACCCCAACGATTATCCTGGCACCACCACCGCGGTTGTGAAGTTCGCCGACGGCAAGATCGGCCGCACCACCAGCTGTTTCGACGCGCAGATGCCGTACGTTTTCAACATCGGCGTTTATGGCACGGAGGGCTCGGTGCGAAATGACAAGGTGTTCGCGCCGAAACTTTTCCCCGGACAGAGCGGTTTCATGACGGTTCCCTGCGTGTTGCCCGACAGCGGCGATGTGGCGCACCATCCGTTCCGTGGAGAGGTGACCCATTTCATCGACTGCATTCTCGAGGACAAGAAACCGTTTCCGAATCTCGATGACGCCGCGAAAACCATGGCCGTCTGTATCGCAGCCGATATTTCGAGCGCCGAGGGGCGTCCTGTGAAGACGGCGGAGGTGTAA
- a CDS encoding Glu/Leu/Phe/Val dehydrogenase dimerization domain-containing protein: protein MKLGNRLEEYVHSREPQTRSGMLLLESARRLRIRPEEVEEVIKPCSVYIQRLPVPIMGKVVNLISGIVLHNRARGPYKGGIRIAKNIDIWETTELARLMTLKTALADIDLGGGKSGISVDLQALYMAMVREKRFMGDFREFARIAKADIIIEFTEHFGWLFSSHRYIPAPDMGSGGEEMVRIYNATLDPASVTGKPDGVEGWLPGRTEATGYGVWYATLKDMERKGLAPDQCTAAVQGFGKVGMHAATILSCSGVRIVGISDLTGGVYEPQGLDVQGVAKHYMRSGTLQGYKARPLTHERLFRLKVDYLVPAATGHVITKKNAGEVGARVIVEGANMPVTYDAMQILKRRGVEILPDVYANSGGVIASNIEYRQALGGVRFTKEMTFAHIRERFDAMYEAMAPIMKKGRTMTEASVDIALSRVHQTMLERGLLSR, encoded by the coding sequence ATGAAACTGGGTAACAGGCTTGAAGAATACGTACATAGCAGGGAACCGCAGACACGGTCGGGCATGCTTCTTCTGGAGAGTGCCCGGCGGCTCCGCATCAGACCCGAGGAGGTGGAGGAGGTCATCAAGCCATGCTCGGTATATATTCAGCGTTTGCCGGTACCCATCATGGGCAAGGTCGTAAACCTGATCTCAGGCATTGTACTGCATAACCGCGCACGCGGCCCCTACAAGGGGGGCATTCGGATTGCCAAGAATATCGACATCTGGGAGACCACGGAACTTGCACGATTGATGACGTTGAAGACCGCTTTGGCGGACATTGACCTTGGCGGAGGCAAATCAGGGATCAGTGTCGATTTACAGGCGCTCTACATGGCAATGGTCAGGGAGAAGCGGTTTATGGGCGATTTCCGCGAGTTTGCCCGCATCGCGAAGGCCGACATTATCATTGAGTTTACGGAGCATTTTGGGTGGTTGTTTTCCAGCCACCGCTATATCCCCGCCCCTGACATGGGCAGCGGCGGCGAGGAGATGGTCCGCATCTACAACGCCACGCTCGACCCCGCCTCGGTTACGGGAAAGCCCGATGGCGTCGAGGGTTGGCTGCCGGGGCGCACCGAAGCCACGGGATACGGCGTCTGGTATGCTACCCTTAAAGACATGGAGCGGAAGGGCCTGGCCCCCGACCAATGTACTGCCGCGGTTCAGGGATTCGGCAAAGTGGGCATGCATGCCGCGACTATTCTGAGTTGCTCCGGCGTGCGCATTGTCGGCATAAGTGATTTAACAGGTGGTGTTTACGAGCCCCAGGGTCTTGATGTACAGGGCGTAGCGAAGCATTATATGCGTTCGGGGACACTCCAGGGCTACAAGGCCAGGCCGCTCACGCACGAGCGCCTCTTCCGGTTGAAGGTAGACTATCTTGTGCCCGCCGCAACGGGCCATGTGATTACCAAGAAGAATGCGGGGGAAGTCGGCGCGCGGGTAATTGTTGAAGGGGCCAATATGCCGGTAACCTATGATGCCATGCAGATACTGAAGAGACGGGGGGTAGAGATTCTTCCCGACGTTTACGCCAATTCGGGGGGCGTCATCGCGTCGAATATTGAGTATCGCCAAGCCTTGGGCGGTGTCCGATTCACCAAGGAGATGACGTTTGCCCACATTCGCGAGCGGTTCGACGCCATGTACGAGGCCATGGCGCCGATCATGAAGAAGGGCCGCACGATGACCGAGGCGAGTGTCGACATTGCGCTCTCGAGGGTGCACCAGACCATGCTGGAACGCGGATTGCTTTCCCGATAG
- the rimK gene encoding 30S ribosomal protein S6--L-glutamate ligase: protein MKIGILSRQPRIYSTRRLREACKQRGHAVQVMDTLRFAISLEKQEPELYYRGRKLSAFDAVIPRIGASITFYGLAVLRQFEQMGIYVPNESVAIARSRDKLRATQLFSRHSIGIPATEFVRDSSDILPAIRRVGGVPVIIKVIEGTQGVGVILAETEKVAEAIIQTLHGAKQNVLIQKFVKESKGCDIRAFVVGDRVVAAMRRIAKPGEYRSNVHRGGSVEPVTLTSEFKQTALRAVQIMGLGIAGVDMLESSEGPQIMEVNSSPGLEAIEKATGVDIASAIIEYIEHQVLFPDVDLRQRLRLTGGFGIAEFPVRGMSELEGKALRDTPLAERHIYVLTITRHDCVIPQPKADDVVQTGDVLLCYGDLRELRSMMPPHKRRKRERKREKEKDQG, encoded by the coding sequence ATGAAAATCGGCATTTTAAGCCGCCAGCCGCGGATCTACAGCACCCGGCGTCTGCGCGAGGCGTGCAAGCAGCGGGGCCACGCTGTCCAGGTGATGGATACCCTGCGTTTTGCCATTTCTCTTGAAAAGCAGGAACCCGAACTTTACTACCGGGGCCGGAAACTATCGGCCTTCGATGCGGTAATTCCCCGTATTGGGGCATCGATCACGTTTTACGGTCTGGCCGTGTTGCGGCAGTTCGAGCAGATGGGCATCTACGTTCCCAATGAATCGGTGGCGATCGCCCGGTCGCGCGACAAACTGCGCGCGACTCAATTGTTCAGCCGGCACTCGATCGGCATCCCGGCCACCGAATTTGTCCGCGACAGCAGCGACATTCTGCCAGCGATCCGGCGGGTTGGCGGGGTGCCGGTAATCATCAAGGTGATTGAAGGCACGCAGGGCGTCGGCGTGATCCTGGCGGAAACGGAGAAAGTCGCCGAAGCCATCATCCAAACCCTGCACGGGGCCAAACAGAACGTCCTTATTCAAAAATTCGTCAAGGAGAGCAAGGGCTGCGACATCCGGGCGTTTGTGGTCGGCGACCGGGTTGTGGCCGCCATGCGGCGCATAGCCAAGCCTGGTGAGTACCGGAGCAACGTCCACCGCGGCGGGTCCGTCGAGCCCGTCACACTCACGTCCGAGTTCAAACAAACGGCGCTTCGCGCAGTCCAGATCATGGGATTGGGTATCGCGGGGGTGGACATGCTCGAGTCGTCCGAGGGTCCTCAGATCATGGAAGTGAACTCCTCTCCGGGCCTCGAGGCCATTGAAAAGGCCACCGGAGTGGATATTGCCAGTGCCATAATCGAGTATATCGAGCACCAGGTGCTCTTTCCTGATGTCGATCTTCGCCAGCGTCTCCGTCTCACCGGCGGGTTCGGGATCGCCGAGTTCCCCGTGCGCGGCATGTCCGAACTGGAGGGTAAAGCGCTTCGCGACACCCCGCTTGCTGAGCGCCATATCTACGTGCTTACCATCACCCGCCACGATTGCGTCATTCCCCAGCCCAAGGCTGACGACGTCGTCCAGACCGGCGATGTCCTGCTTTGCTATGGCGATCTGCGTGAGCTGCGTAGTATGATGCCGCCGCACAAGCGGCGAAAGCGCGAGCGTAAGCGCGAGAAGGAGAAGGATCAAGGGTGA
- a CDS encoding RimK/LysX family protein, with the protein MRKKATEQLKEPASRTVIGWSEYVAFPDWGIGRLPAKVDTGARTSSLHVDNLEVLDNGQVRFEVVLSRKHSHKRVRVTADVQKWGRVRSSTGHYHTRCFVKTRIRVGLVEKEIELSLASREQMLYRMLLGRKALEKDFLVDVSKRRALGKPKKAKRKTATSP; encoded by the coding sequence ATGCGCAAAAAGGCCACCGAGCAGTTGAAAGAGCCTGCATCCAGAACCGTCATCGGCTGGTCCGAGTATGTGGCGTTTCCCGACTGGGGCATTGGGCGCTTGCCTGCGAAGGTGGATACCGGCGCACGGACGAGTTCCCTGCATGTAGACAATCTTGAGGTGCTCGATAACGGCCAAGTGCGCTTTGAAGTCGTTCTCAGCCGCAAACATAGCCACAAACGGGTCCGGGTCACCGCGGACGTTCAGAAATGGGGGCGTGTGCGGTCCAGCACCGGCCATTACCATACGCGATGTTTTGTCAAGACCCGGATCCGGGTGGGTCTTGTTGAGAAGGAAATCGAGCTTTCGCTGGCATCGCGCGAGCAGATGCTCTATCGTATGCTGTTGGGCAGGAAAGCGCTCGAGAAGGATTTCCTGGTAGACGTTTCCAAGCGGCGCGCGCTCGGCAAGCCCAAGAAGGCCAAACGGAAGACAGCGACATCGCCATGA
- a CDS encoding M14 family metallopeptidase produces the protein MDERRTLVIAGQDIPLGETRELQLPFDETYLGESITLPIYVMRAPQPGPRLFLTGTLHGDELNGMGIIRELLYGDPLELLRGSLILIPVINIHGLERHSRYMPDRRDPNRCFPGSSRGSQTSRMAHAIFTEIVRQCDYGIDFHSAAIQRVNYPNVRAYTRNAKTRMLAEAFGCELIVNNQGPQGSLRRSAVQAGVPSIILEAGEVWKIEPAVVEIGVRGVLNVLRTVGMLGGEPSTPPFQLIVTKTTWVRAPMGGILDFHARPGDVVRQGDCLATMSSIFGQAQSSLAAPVNGIVLGMTTMPVVKPGGPVYHIAALSKRKFHQAQHHIKNGERRGLLGRVRRELVSAMPFREHGPHFPNEM, from the coding sequence TTGGATGAACGCAGAACACTCGTAATCGCTGGCCAGGACATTCCTCTCGGCGAGACACGCGAACTTCAGTTGCCTTTTGACGAGACCTACCTTGGTGAGTCTATTACTCTTCCTATCTACGTCATGCGCGCCCCCCAACCCGGCCCCCGGCTTTTCCTGACGGGGACTCTGCACGGCGACGAACTCAACGGCATGGGTATCATCCGGGAACTTTTGTATGGCGACCCCCTCGAACTGCTTAGGGGTTCGCTCATCCTCATTCCGGTCATCAACATTCACGGTCTCGAGCGCCACTCGCGTTACATGCCCGACCGCCGGGACCCGAACCGCTGTTTTCCGGGATCCTCGCGCGGCAGCCAGACCAGCCGTATGGCTCATGCCATCTTTACCGAGATTGTGAGGCAATGCGACTACGGCATTGACTTTCACAGCGCCGCCATTCAGCGCGTCAATTACCCGAACGTACGGGCGTATACCCGCAACGCCAAGACGCGCATGCTCGCCGAGGCGTTCGGATGCGAGTTGATCGTGAACAACCAAGGCCCGCAGGGTTCGCTCCGCCGTTCGGCCGTGCAGGCGGGCGTCCCGTCCATCATCCTCGAGGCGGGAGAAGTCTGGAAGATCGAACCTGCGGTGGTTGAAATCGGTGTGCGGGGCGTGCTCAACGTGCTCCGGACCGTCGGCATGCTCGGGGGAGAGCCGTCAACCCCCCCCTTCCAGCTTATCGTGACCAAGACCACGTGGGTTCGGGCTCCCATGGGCGGCATTCTGGATTTTCACGCCCGGCCGGGGGACGTTGTGCGGCAGGGCGACTGCCTCGCCACCATGTCGAGCATCTTTGGCCAGGCACAGTCTTCGCTGGCCGCGCCGGTGAACGGCATTGTGCTTGGGATGACAACGATGCCGGTGGTCAAGCCCGGCGGTCCTGTCTATCACATCGCGGCCCTTTCGAAACGCAAATTCCACCAGGCCCAGCACCATATCAAGAACGGGGAACGCCGGGGTCTTCTGGGCCGGGTCCGCCGCGAACTTGTGTCGGCCATGCCCTTCCGCGAACATGGGCCGCATTTCCCAAACGAGATGTAA